The Phacochoerus africanus isolate WHEZ1 chromosome X, ROS_Pafr_v1, whole genome shotgun sequence genome has a segment encoding these proteins:
- the LOC125118512 gene encoding holocytochrome c-type synthase has product MGLSASTPAVAVQTPNASDHQTASPPSGCPMHEGNTKGCPMSTEPSDSACGSTTNSVPAHQDRAYEYVQCPITGTLAENRDKLDPSNLMPPPNQTPAPDQPFALSTVREESSIPRADSDKKWVYPSEQMFWNAMLRKGWKWKDEDISQKDMYNIIRIHNQNNEQAWKEILKWEALHATECPCGPSLLRFGGKAKEYSPRARIRSWMGYELPFDRHDWIVNRCGTEVRYVIDYYDGGAVNQDYQFTILDVRPALDSLSAVWDRMKVAWWRWTS; this is encoded by the exons ATGGGTTTGTCTGCATCTACCCCAGCCGTTGCAGTTCAGACCCCAAATGCTTCAGATCATCAGACAGCTTCCCCGCCTTCAGGATGTCCAATGCATGAAGGGAACACGAAAG GCTGTCCAATGAGCACAGAGCCATCGGACTCAGCCTGTGGGAGCACAACGAACTCGGTGCCTGCACACCAGGATCGCGCCTACGAGTACGTGCAGTGTCCCATCACCGGCACGCTGGCTGAGAACAGGGACAAGCTGGATCCCTCCAACCTG ATGCCACCACCTAATCAGACGCCAGCCCCTGATCAGCCGTTTGCACTATCTACTGTGCGAGAGGAGTCGTCTATCCCGAGGGCAGATTCAGATAAAAAGTGGGTTTATCCTTCCGAGCAGATGTTCTGGAATGCGATGTTAAGGAAAGG GTGGAAGTGGAAGGATGAGGACATTAGTCAGAAAGACATGTACAACATCATCCGAATTCACAACCAGAATAACGAGCAGGCTTGGAAGGAGATCTTGAAGTGGGAAGCCCTTCACGCCAC GGAGTGTCCTTGCGGCCCGTCACTGCTCCGGTTTGGAGGGAAGGCGAAAGAGTATTCACCAAGGGCAAGAATTCGTTCCTGGATGGG GTACGAGCTGCCTTTCGACAGGCACGATTGGATCGTCAACCGCTGTGGGACGGAAGTCAGATACGTCATCGACTACTACGACGGCGGCGCGGTCAACCAGGACTACCAGTTCACCATCCTGGACGTCCGGCCCGCTTTGGATTCGCTCTCGGCCGTGTGGGACAGGATGAAGGTGGCCTGGTGGCGCTGGACTTCCTAA